The Candidatus Hydrogenedentota bacterium genome has a segment encoding these proteins:
- a CDS encoding penicillin-binding protein 2 has protein sequence IEKKAPPPTGTGKAAAIPGLDIIGKTGTAQVVSLSSLEYYRTEADIPYEKRHHAWFVCGVLNKSPRISVAVLIEHGHSGGAAAAPVAREVIETFYDIPTEKPLQLVSDRR, from the coding sequence GTATTGAGAAGAAAGCGCCGCCGCCGACGGGTACCGGTAAAGCAGCCGCCATACCCGGGCTCGACATTATCGGTAAGACCGGTACCGCCCAGGTGGTGTCTCTTTCCAGTTTAGAATATTACCGTACCGAAGCAGATATCCCCTATGAGAAGCGGCATCATGCGTGGTTTGTCTGCGGTGTTTTGAACAAAAGCCCGCGCATTTCCGTAGCCGTTCTTATTGAGCATGGTCATTCAGGCGGCGCCGCGGCGGCGCCCGTAGCCCGCGAAGTCATTGAAACCTTTTATGACATCCCCACGGAAAAGCCGCTGCAGCTCGTTTCGGATAGAAGGTGA